From a single Populus nigra chromosome 18, ddPopNigr1.1, whole genome shotgun sequence genomic region:
- the LOC133678749 gene encoding ATP-dependent zinc metalloprotease FTSH 11, chloroplastic/mitochondrial-like → MTITLQASLLCRPSFSLYSPSKRHSFQHPINSPLSLSKTSFPPSLNLRLRPHSIPCTLQPDNADPLSETVPPISNPEKTQEVVDVVQSNESGRGEVEGHGGNLVEEKEGDGGGVYDRNGRIRMVVFFMGIWATMKNGFQKLFMLLGSYSSNWWPFWKQEKKLEKLIAEAEANPKDVEKQTALLVELNKHSPESVIKRFEQRDHAVDSKGVVEYLKALVVTNSIAEYLPDEQSGKPSSLPALLQELKQHASGDTDKPFMNPGISEKQPLHVVMVDPKVSNKSRFAQELISTILFTIAVGLVWFMGAAALQKYIGSLGGIGASGVGSSSSYTPKELNKEITPDKNVKTFKDVKGCDDAKQELEEVVEYLKNPTKFTRLGGKLPKGILLTGAPGTGKTLLAKAIAGEAGVPFFYRAGSEFEEMFVGVGARRVRSLFQAAKKKAPCIIFIDEIDAVGSTRKQWEGHTKKTLHQLLVEMDGFEQNEGIILMAATNLPDILDPALTRPGRFDRHIVVPNPDVKGRQEILELYLQDKPMADDVDVKSIARGTPGFNGADLANLVNIAAIKAAVEGAEKLSATQLEFAKDRIIMGTERKTMFISEESKKLTAYHESGHAIVAFNTEGAHPIHKATIMPRGSALGMVTQLPSSDETSISKKQLLARLDVCMGGRVAEELVFGQDYITTGASSDLHTATELAQYMVSNCGMSEAIGPVHIKERSSSEMQSRVDAEVVKLLREAYDRVKALLKKHEKALHALANALLEYETLSAEEIKRILLPYQEGRQPEQQEVEQEEGEFVMA, encoded by the exons ATGACTATCACTTTACAAGCTTCCCTTCTTTGCAGACCATCTTTCTCTCTTTACTCTCCTTCAAAACGACACAGCTTTCAACATCCCATCAACTCCCCTCTTTCCCTCTCTAAAACCTCATTTCCCCCCTCTCTAAATCTCAGACTCCGCCCTCACTCAATCCCTTGTACATTGCAACCTGACAATGCTGACCCACTTTCCGAAACGGTCCCTCCGATTTCAAATCCCGAAAAAACACAAGAGGTAGTGGATGTAGTACAGAGCAATGAGAGTGGAAGGGGGGAGGTGGAGGGACATGGAGGTAATTTAGTGGAGGAGAAGGAAGGTGATGGTGGTGGGGTTTATGATAGGAATGGGAGGATTAGAATGGTGGTGTTTTTTATGGGGATATGGGCCACAATGAAAAATGGGTTTCAGAAATTATTCATGTTGCTGGGTTCTTACTCTTCTAATTGGTGGCCATTTTGGAAACAAGAGAAGAAATTAGAGAAATTGATTGCTGAAGCTGAAGCTAATCCTAAAGATGTTGAGAAACAGACTGCTCTTTTAGTTGAGCTTAATAAGCACAG TCCTGAGTCTGTGATTAAGAGGTTTGAACAAAGAGACCATGCAGTGGATAGCAAAGGAGTTGTCGAGTATCTTAAAGCTCTTGTAGTTACTAATTCTATTGCAGAATATCTTCCTGATGAACAATCTGGAAAGCCTTCGAGTCTTCCTGCTTTG TTGCAAGAATTGAAGCAGCATGCATCAGGGGACACGGATAAGCCCTTTATGAATCCTGGCATATCCGAGAAGCAACCGTTGCATGTGGTGATG GTTGATCCTAAAGTGTCAAACAAGTCACGGTTTGCCCAAGAGCTTATCTCCACTATCTTGTTTACCATTGCAGTTGGATTGGTTTG GTTCATGGGTGCTGCTGCACTTCAAAAGTATATAGGGAGTCTGGGTGGAATAGGAGCTTCAGGAGTTGGCTCAAGTTCTTCTTATACTCCAAAAGAACTGAATAAAGAAATCACGCCTGACAAA aatgttaaaacatttaagGATGTTAAAGGCTGTGATGATGCAAAACAAGAACTTGAGGAAGTAGTGGAGTATCTTAAAAACCCAACAAAGTTTACTCGTCTAGGTGGGAAGTTGCCAAAG GGAATTCTTTTGACAGGGGCACCTGGTACAGGGAAAACATTGCTTGCCAAG GCCATTGCTGGAGAAGCTGGAGTACCTTTTTTCTATAGAGCAGGATCTGAATTTGAGGAAAT GTTTGTTGGAGTCGGTGCTCGGCGTGTAAGATCCTTATTTCAAGCagctaaaaaaaag GCTCCATGTatcatttttattgatgaaattgatgCTGTTGGGTCAACAAGGAAACAATGGGAAGGCCATACAAAGAAGACATTGCATCAACTACTTGTTGAAATGGATGGTTTTGAACAGAATGAG GGAATAATATTGATGGCTGCAACAAACTTGCCTGATATTCTTGATCCTGCTTTGACCAGGCCTGGTAGATTTGACCGTCAT ATTGTCGTGCCAAATCCTGATGTTAAAGGTCGACAAGAGATTTTGGAGCTCTACCTGCAAGATAAGCCAATGGCTGATGATGTAGATGTTAAATCAATTGCTCGTGGCACACCAGGCTTCAATGGAGCAG ATCTTGCGAACTTGGTAAACATTGCCGCTATTAAAGCTGCTGTAGAAGGTGCTGAGAAGTTATCTGCTACACAATTGGAATTTGCAAAAGACAGGATAATTATGGGGACTGAGCGGAAAACAATGTTCATTTCTGAAGAGTCAAAGAAG TTAACAGCATATCATGAGAGTGGCCATGCTATTGTAGCTTTCAATACTGAGGGTGCACACCCAATTCACAAGGCAACTATAATGCCCCGTGGGTCTGCTTTAGGAATGGTCACCCAGCTTCCTTCAAGTGATGAGACATCAATTAGTAAAAAGCAGTTATTAGCTCGGCTTGATGTTTGTATGGGAGGAAGAGTTGCGGAAGAGCTCGTATTTGGACAGGATTATATCACTACTGGAGCAAGTAGTGATCTTCACACAGCAACAGAGCTTGCGCAGTATATG GTATCAAATTGTGGGATGAGCGAAGCAATCGGACCAGTACATATTAAAGAAAGATCAAGTTCAGAAATGCAGTCACGTGTTGATGCTGAA GTGGTGAAACTCTTAAGAGAAGCATATGATCGTGTGAAAGCCTTGCTGAAGAAG CATGAGAAGGCATTACATGCACTAGCAAATGCTCTTTTAGAGTACGAAACACTAAGCGCAGAAGAAATAAAGCGAATTCTTCTTCCTTACCAGGAAGGACGGCAACCTGAGCAACAAGAAGTAGAGCAAGAAGAAGGGGAGTTTGTAATGGCTTGA
- the LOC133678657 gene encoding polypyrimidine tract-binding protein homolog 2-like isoform X4 translates to MSREYLRWQLSALGERAHVFSAFGFVHKITTFEKTAGFQALVQFSDAETASSAKNALDGRNIPSYLLPEHLGPCTLRITYSAHTDLSVKFQSHRSRDYTNANLPVAPSAIDANGMFSVGLDGKKLEPESNVLLASIENMQYAVTLDVLHMVFSSFGPVQKIAMFDKNGGLQALIQYPDVQTAVVAKEALEGHCIYDGGFCKLHLSYSRHSDLSIKVNNDRSRDYTIPNTVMMNPQPSILGQQPVATHGPPAHTYPGAQHHQMMPQPSAGWATGGPPVPHSMPAQMNNNPYLPPGTMPPQMGHGMMQMPSHGGLPHAPAMPPYRPGHMQ, encoded by the exons GTATTTTCTGCTTTTGGGTTTGTTCATAAGATTACTACCTTTGAGAAGACAGCCGGGTTCCAG GCGTTGGTGCAATTCTCCGATGCTGAAACTGCCTCTTCTGCAAAAAATGCCCTGGATGGAAGAAACATCCCTAG TTATCTGCTTCCTGAACATCTTGGGCCATGTACTCTTAGGATCACATATTCTGCGCATACAGATTTGAGTGTAAAATTCCAGAGCCATCGAAGCAG GGACTACACCAATGCAAACCTTCCTGTTGCACCATCAGCTATAGATGCAAATGGAATG TTTAGCGTGGGCCTTGATGGGAAAAAACTAGAACCTGAGAGCAATGTTCTTCTTGCTTCTATTGAGAACATGCAGTATGCTGTCACTTTGGATGTTTTACACATG gtcttttcttcttttggtcCTGTTCAGAAGATTGCCATGTTTGATAAGAATGGTGGACTTCAGGCCTTAATTCAATACCCTG ATGTTCAGACAGCTGTTGTTGCCAAAGAAGCATTGGAAGGACACTGCATCTATGATGGAGGGTTTTGCAAACTTCACCTCTCATACTCGCGCCATAGTGATCTCAGTATAAAG GTCAATAATGATAGGAGCAGAGACTACACAATTCCCAACACTGTAATGATGAACCCGCAGCCTTCAATTCTGGGGCAACAGCCAGTTGCAACACATGGTCCTCCTGCACATACATACCCTGGAGCTCAGCATCATCAGATGATGCCTCAGCCTTCTGCTGGATGGGCCACAGGTGGTCCACCGGTACCCCATTCTATGCCTGCCCAAATGAATAATAATCCTTACTTGCCACCTGGAACCATGCCACCTCAAATGGGTCACGGAATGATGCAGATGCCCAGCCATGGTGGTCTGCCACATGCTCCTGCAATGCCTCCTTACAGACCTGGTCATATGCAATAG